A stretch of Camelina sativa cultivar DH55 chromosome 18, Cs, whole genome shotgun sequence DNA encodes these proteins:
- the LOC104761934 gene encoding uncharacterized protein LOC104761934 isoform X3, producing the protein MEIFDNWVAEFVLRRQHNPRVLPTKLISALQLGDSSDCLKLKISSVLRDISNSLIRGAIDEGTLDLLEVLEKLLLQQHSLLMESHKSAYCWTAAECTLRFMWPLIASDGFFTEALERIWTKRIGVLKERGSDLVSRDLLKWETDLKRALEDPELYQRIRESNIRYTAITFLTQLLKEQWALLGSSSLESVVQRRFLKRKADNVEEDIVDKRGNTNAADESTRRLESDTIDNANEPRGESGDGNGNNRENDNDVEGVGCLVNEKHASEEEQTVGAQEQEYEPSLDKGDETAARELKGYLLEIQGQIDPSTRQREEPNNAIDHSVNITPPPTRMNRTGTSGQDHNEAPQQDDVNKKGSDSQGTWSGRVRPRRPTPVPLNVSPLKKGGLAKSHVRRPKKFWTPEEVEALREGVKEYGKSWKDIKNGNPAVFAERTEVDLKDKWRNLVGG; encoded by the exons ATGGAAATCTTTGACAATTGGGTTGCCGAGTTTGTCCTTCGTCGTCAACACAATCCTAGGGTTTTACCTACTAAACTGATCTCGGCGCTGCAATTGGGAGATTCCTCCGACTGCTTAAAGCTAAAGATATCATCCGTTTTGCGGGATATCTCTAATTCGTTGATCCGAGGTGCGATCGACGAGGGAACGCTTGATCTTCTCGAGGTTCTTGAGAAGCTTCTGTTGCAGCAACACTCGTTACTTATGGAGTCTCACAAGTCTGCTTATTGCTGGACGGCTGCTGAATGCACGCTTAGATTCATGTGGCCATTGATTGCTTCGGATGGGTTTTTCACCGAGGCTCTTGAGAGGATATGGACGAAGAGGATTGGGGTTTTAAAGGAGAGAGGAAGCGATTTGGTGAGTCGTGATTTGTTGAAGTGGGAGACTGATTTGAAGAGAGCCCTTGAGGATCCTGAGCTCTATCAGCGGATTCGTGAGAGTAACATTAGGTACACTGCCATTACCTTTCTCACTCAGCTTCTCAAAGAGCAGTGGGCATTACTTGGGAGTTCATCTCTTGAATCAGTGGTCCAAAGGAGGTTTCTTAAGCGCAAGGCTGATAACGTAGAGGAAGATATTGTTGACAAAAGAGGGAATACAAATGCTGCTGATGAAAGCACGAGGCGTTTAGAGAGTGATACTATTGATAACGCTAACGAGCCGCGTGGTGAGAGTGGGGACGGGAATGGGAACAATAGAGAAAACGATAATGATGTTGAAGGAGTGGGGTGTCTGGTAAATGAGAAACATGCTTCAGAGGAGGAGCAGACAGTGGGTGCACAAGAACAGGAATATGAGCCAAGTCTTGATAAGGGAGACGAAACGGCTGCTCGAGAACTGAAGGGTTATCTGTTAGAGATTCAAGGACAGATCGACCCTTCCACTAGGCAAAGGGAAGAACCTAACAATGCAATTGATCACTCGGTAAATATCACTCCTCCGCCTACTCGGATGAATAGGACTGGAACAAGTGGTCAAGACCATAACGAAGCACCG CAACAGGATGATGTAAATAAGAAAGGTTCGGATAGTCAGGGAACATGGTCTGGCAGAGTTCGGCCTCGTCGACCAACCCCAGTACCTCTGAATGTATCTCCATTGAAGAAGGGCGGATTGGCGAAATCCCATGTCAGAAGGCCAAAGAAATTCTGGACACCTGAAGAAGTGGAAGCTCTGAGGGAAGGAGTAAAGGA GTATGGTAAATCATGGAAAGATATAAAGAATGGAAACCCTGCAGTATTCGCGGAGAGGACAGAG GTGGATTTGAAGGATAAATGGAGGAACTTAGTCGGTGGGTAG
- the LOC104761934 gene encoding uncharacterized protein LOC104761934 isoform X2, with amino-acid sequence MEIFDNWVAEFVLRRQHNPRVLPTKLISALQLGDSSDCLKLKISSVLRDISNSLIRGAIDEGTLDLLEVLEKLLLQQHSLLMESHKSAYCWTAAECTLRFMWPLIASDGFFTEALERIWTKRIGVLKERGSDLVSRDLLKWETDLKRALEDPELYQRIRESNIRYTAITFLTQLLKEQWALLGSSSLESVVQRRFLKRKADNVEEDIVDKRGNTNAADESTRRLESDTIDNANEPRGESGDGNGNNRENDNDVEGVGCLVNEKHASEEEQTVGAQEQEYEPSLDKGDETAARELKGYLLEIQGQIDPSTRQREEPNNAIDHSVNITPPPTRMNRTGTSGQDHNEAPDDVNKKGSDSQGTWSGRVRPRRPTPVPLNVSPLKKGGLAKSHVRRPKKFWTPEEVEALREGVKEYGNTLCLVLYGKSWKDIKNGNPAVFAERTEVDLKDKWRNLVGG; translated from the exons ATGGAAATCTTTGACAATTGGGTTGCCGAGTTTGTCCTTCGTCGTCAACACAATCCTAGGGTTTTACCTACTAAACTGATCTCGGCGCTGCAATTGGGAGATTCCTCCGACTGCTTAAAGCTAAAGATATCATCCGTTTTGCGGGATATCTCTAATTCGTTGATCCGAGGTGCGATCGACGAGGGAACGCTTGATCTTCTCGAGGTTCTTGAGAAGCTTCTGTTGCAGCAACACTCGTTACTTATGGAGTCTCACAAGTCTGCTTATTGCTGGACGGCTGCTGAATGCACGCTTAGATTCATGTGGCCATTGATTGCTTCGGATGGGTTTTTCACCGAGGCTCTTGAGAGGATATGGACGAAGAGGATTGGGGTTTTAAAGGAGAGAGGAAGCGATTTGGTGAGTCGTGATTTGTTGAAGTGGGAGACTGATTTGAAGAGAGCCCTTGAGGATCCTGAGCTCTATCAGCGGATTCGTGAGAGTAACATTAGGTACACTGCCATTACCTTTCTCACTCAGCTTCTCAAAGAGCAGTGGGCATTACTTGGGAGTTCATCTCTTGAATCAGTGGTCCAAAGGAGGTTTCTTAAGCGCAAGGCTGATAACGTAGAGGAAGATATTGTTGACAAAAGAGGGAATACAAATGCTGCTGATGAAAGCACGAGGCGTTTAGAGAGTGATACTATTGATAACGCTAACGAGCCGCGTGGTGAGAGTGGGGACGGGAATGGGAACAATAGAGAAAACGATAATGATGTTGAAGGAGTGGGGTGTCTGGTAAATGAGAAACATGCTTCAGAGGAGGAGCAGACAGTGGGTGCACAAGAACAGGAATATGAGCCAAGTCTTGATAAGGGAGACGAAACGGCTGCTCGAGAACTGAAGGGTTATCTGTTAGAGATTCAAGGACAGATCGACCCTTCCACTAGGCAAAGGGAAGAACCTAACAATGCAATTGATCACTCGGTAAATATCACTCCTCCGCCTACTCGGATGAATAGGACTGGAACAAGTGGTCAAGACCATAACGAAGCACCG GATGATGTAAATAAGAAAGGTTCGGATAGTCAGGGAACATGGTCTGGCAGAGTTCGGCCTCGTCGACCAACCCCAGTACCTCTGAATGTATCTCCATTGAAGAAGGGCGGATTGGCGAAATCCCATGTCAGAAGGCCAAAGAAATTCTGGACACCTGAAGAAGTGGAAGCTCTGAGGGAAGGAGTAAAGGAGTATGGAAACACTCTTTGCCTAGTCCT GTATGGTAAATCATGGAAAGATATAAAGAATGGAAACCCTGCAGTATTCGCGGAGAGGACAGAG GTGGATTTGAAGGATAAATGGAGGAACTTAGTCGGTGGGTAG
- the LOC104761934 gene encoding uncharacterized protein LOC104761934 isoform X1, which produces MEIFDNWVAEFVLRRQHNPRVLPTKLISALQLGDSSDCLKLKISSVLRDISNSLIRGAIDEGTLDLLEVLEKLLLQQHSLLMESHKSAYCWTAAECTLRFMWPLIASDGFFTEALERIWTKRIGVLKERGSDLVSRDLLKWETDLKRALEDPELYQRIRESNIRYTAITFLTQLLKEQWALLGSSSLESVVQRRFLKRKADNVEEDIVDKRGNTNAADESTRRLESDTIDNANEPRGESGDGNGNNRENDNDVEGVGCLVNEKHASEEEQTVGAQEQEYEPSLDKGDETAARELKGYLLEIQGQIDPSTRQREEPNNAIDHSVNITPPPTRMNRTGTSGQDHNEAPQQDDVNKKGSDSQGTWSGRVRPRRPTPVPLNVSPLKKGGLAKSHVRRPKKFWTPEEVEALREGVKEYGNTLCLVLYGKSWKDIKNGNPAVFAERTEVDLKDKWRNLVGG; this is translated from the exons ATGGAAATCTTTGACAATTGGGTTGCCGAGTTTGTCCTTCGTCGTCAACACAATCCTAGGGTTTTACCTACTAAACTGATCTCGGCGCTGCAATTGGGAGATTCCTCCGACTGCTTAAAGCTAAAGATATCATCCGTTTTGCGGGATATCTCTAATTCGTTGATCCGAGGTGCGATCGACGAGGGAACGCTTGATCTTCTCGAGGTTCTTGAGAAGCTTCTGTTGCAGCAACACTCGTTACTTATGGAGTCTCACAAGTCTGCTTATTGCTGGACGGCTGCTGAATGCACGCTTAGATTCATGTGGCCATTGATTGCTTCGGATGGGTTTTTCACCGAGGCTCTTGAGAGGATATGGACGAAGAGGATTGGGGTTTTAAAGGAGAGAGGAAGCGATTTGGTGAGTCGTGATTTGTTGAAGTGGGAGACTGATTTGAAGAGAGCCCTTGAGGATCCTGAGCTCTATCAGCGGATTCGTGAGAGTAACATTAGGTACACTGCCATTACCTTTCTCACTCAGCTTCTCAAAGAGCAGTGGGCATTACTTGGGAGTTCATCTCTTGAATCAGTGGTCCAAAGGAGGTTTCTTAAGCGCAAGGCTGATAACGTAGAGGAAGATATTGTTGACAAAAGAGGGAATACAAATGCTGCTGATGAAAGCACGAGGCGTTTAGAGAGTGATACTATTGATAACGCTAACGAGCCGCGTGGTGAGAGTGGGGACGGGAATGGGAACAATAGAGAAAACGATAATGATGTTGAAGGAGTGGGGTGTCTGGTAAATGAGAAACATGCTTCAGAGGAGGAGCAGACAGTGGGTGCACAAGAACAGGAATATGAGCCAAGTCTTGATAAGGGAGACGAAACGGCTGCTCGAGAACTGAAGGGTTATCTGTTAGAGATTCAAGGACAGATCGACCCTTCCACTAGGCAAAGGGAAGAACCTAACAATGCAATTGATCACTCGGTAAATATCACTCCTCCGCCTACTCGGATGAATAGGACTGGAACAAGTGGTCAAGACCATAACGAAGCACCG CAACAGGATGATGTAAATAAGAAAGGTTCGGATAGTCAGGGAACATGGTCTGGCAGAGTTCGGCCTCGTCGACCAACCCCAGTACCTCTGAATGTATCTCCATTGAAGAAGGGCGGATTGGCGAAATCCCATGTCAGAAGGCCAAAGAAATTCTGGACACCTGAAGAAGTGGAAGCTCTGAGGGAAGGAGTAAAGGAGTATGGAAACACTCTTTGCCTAGTCCT GTATGGTAAATCATGGAAAGATATAAAGAATGGAAACCCTGCAGTATTCGCGGAGAGGACAGAG GTGGATTTGAAGGATAAATGGAGGAACTTAGTCGGTGGGTAG
- the LOC104761934 gene encoding uncharacterized protein LOC104761934 isoform X4 codes for MEIFDNWVAEFVLRRQHNPRVLPTKLISALQLGDSSDCLKLKISSVLRDISNSLIRGAIDEGTLDLLEVLEKLLLQQHSLLMESHKSAYCWTAAECTLRFMWPLIASDGFFTEALERIWTKRIGVLKERGSDLVSRDLLKWETDLKRALEDPELYQRIRESNIRYTAITFLTQLLKEQWALLGSSSLESVVQRRFLKRKADNVEEDIVDKRGNTNAADESTRRLESDTIDNANEPRGESGDGNGNNRENDNDVEGVGCLVNEKHASEEEQTVGAQEQEYEPSLDKGDETAARELKGYLLEIQGQIDPSTRQREEPNNAIDHSVNITPPPTRMNRTGTSGQDHNEAPDDVNKKGSDSQGTWSGRVRPRRPTPVPLNVSPLKKGGLAKSHVRRPKKFWTPEEVEALREGVKEYGKSWKDIKNGNPAVFAERTEVDLKDKWRNLVGG; via the exons ATGGAAATCTTTGACAATTGGGTTGCCGAGTTTGTCCTTCGTCGTCAACACAATCCTAGGGTTTTACCTACTAAACTGATCTCGGCGCTGCAATTGGGAGATTCCTCCGACTGCTTAAAGCTAAAGATATCATCCGTTTTGCGGGATATCTCTAATTCGTTGATCCGAGGTGCGATCGACGAGGGAACGCTTGATCTTCTCGAGGTTCTTGAGAAGCTTCTGTTGCAGCAACACTCGTTACTTATGGAGTCTCACAAGTCTGCTTATTGCTGGACGGCTGCTGAATGCACGCTTAGATTCATGTGGCCATTGATTGCTTCGGATGGGTTTTTCACCGAGGCTCTTGAGAGGATATGGACGAAGAGGATTGGGGTTTTAAAGGAGAGAGGAAGCGATTTGGTGAGTCGTGATTTGTTGAAGTGGGAGACTGATTTGAAGAGAGCCCTTGAGGATCCTGAGCTCTATCAGCGGATTCGTGAGAGTAACATTAGGTACACTGCCATTACCTTTCTCACTCAGCTTCTCAAAGAGCAGTGGGCATTACTTGGGAGTTCATCTCTTGAATCAGTGGTCCAAAGGAGGTTTCTTAAGCGCAAGGCTGATAACGTAGAGGAAGATATTGTTGACAAAAGAGGGAATACAAATGCTGCTGATGAAAGCACGAGGCGTTTAGAGAGTGATACTATTGATAACGCTAACGAGCCGCGTGGTGAGAGTGGGGACGGGAATGGGAACAATAGAGAAAACGATAATGATGTTGAAGGAGTGGGGTGTCTGGTAAATGAGAAACATGCTTCAGAGGAGGAGCAGACAGTGGGTGCACAAGAACAGGAATATGAGCCAAGTCTTGATAAGGGAGACGAAACGGCTGCTCGAGAACTGAAGGGTTATCTGTTAGAGATTCAAGGACAGATCGACCCTTCCACTAGGCAAAGGGAAGAACCTAACAATGCAATTGATCACTCGGTAAATATCACTCCTCCGCCTACTCGGATGAATAGGACTGGAACAAGTGGTCAAGACCATAACGAAGCACCG GATGATGTAAATAAGAAAGGTTCGGATAGTCAGGGAACATGGTCTGGCAGAGTTCGGCCTCGTCGACCAACCCCAGTACCTCTGAATGTATCTCCATTGAAGAAGGGCGGATTGGCGAAATCCCATGTCAGAAGGCCAAAGAAATTCTGGACACCTGAAGAAGTGGAAGCTCTGAGGGAAGGAGTAAAGGA GTATGGTAAATCATGGAAAGATATAAAGAATGGAAACCCTGCAGTATTCGCGGAGAGGACAGAG GTGGATTTGAAGGATAAATGGAGGAACTTAGTCGGTGGGTAG
- the LOC104761933 gene encoding probable serine/threonine-protein kinase WNK4, with protein MNMNQASEYVETDPTGRYGRFAEILGRGAMKTVYKAIDEKLGIEVAWSQVKLKEVLRSSVDLQRLYSEVHLLSTLNHKSIIRFYTSWIDVHNHTLNFITELFTSGTLRQYKNKYLRIDIRAIKSWARQILEGLVYLHGHDPPVIHRDLKCDNIFVNGHLGQVKIGDLGLARMLRDCHSAHSVIGTPEFMAPELYEENYNELIDVYSFGMCFLEMITSEFPYNECNNPAQIYKKVVAGKLPGAFYRVGDIEAQRFIGKCLVSASKRVSAKELLQDPFLASDESWMVYASGAGNPKPFLNENEMDSLKLEDDDELRTQMSIAGKLGAEDNKIDLEVQIAYDNGLANNVFFPFDIMNDTSIDVAKEMVKELEIIDWEPVEIAKMIDGTISSLVPGWSYEEDDETSHDHHRHRTEPFDSSSSHSPSSQASLSNYMARGLQDWVQDDLHDETYSQSSSHSGSYSNLNYIAVDEHSSQSPAMSRTHNLTRFCPEESSHLQSGQANVYAASSSTNRRLASDNRTLTRNRSFVDVQRQLLHRSPGEEARKKRLFKTVGDVETVGFQSPYAVSRKPPSSRR; from the exons ATGAATATGAATCAGGCTTCCGAGTATGTGGAAACTGATCCGACTGGCCGCTACGGACGT TTTGCAGAGATTCTTGGAAGGGGAGCGATGAAGACAGTGTACAAAGCAATCGACGAGAAGCTTGGAATAGAAGTAGCATGGAGCCAGGTAAAGCTGAAAGAGGTTCTGCGTTCATCTGTTGATCTACAGAGGCTTTACTCCGAAGTTCATCTCCTCAGCACTCTCAACCACAAATCCATCATTCGTTTCTACACTTCCTGGATCGATGTTCACAACCATACTCTCAACTTTATCACCGAGTTGTTCACTTCTGGGACCCTCCGACA ATACAAAAATAAGTACTTGCGGATAGATATCCGGGCAATCAAGTCCTGGGCTCGGCAGATCTTGGAAGGGCTTGTTTATCTCCATGGGCACGACCCTCCTGTTATACATAGAGACCTTAAGTGTGATAATATCTTTGTTAATGGGCATCTTGGACAAGTCAAAATTGGCGATCTTGGGCTTGCAAGAATGCTGCGGGATTGCCACTCTGCTCATAGTGTCATCG GCACTCCGGAGTTCATGGCTCCAGAACTATATGAGGAGAACTATAATGAACTCATTGACGTATATTCCTTTGGTATGTGCTTTTTGGAGATGATCACCTCTGAGTTTCCGTATAATGAGTGCAACAATCCAGCGCAGATTTACAAGAAAGTTGTTGCG GGAAAGCTACCAGGAGCCTTTTACAGAGTTGGAGACATCGAGGCACAGAGGTTTATTGGAAAATGTCTCGTGTCTGCCTCAAAGAGAGTATCAGCAAAAGAACTATTGCAAGATCCATTTCTTGCCTCTGATGAGTCCTGGATGGTATACGCAAGTGGTGCTGGGAATCCAAAGCCCTTCTTGAACGAGAATGAAATGGACTCGCTGAAgttggaagatgatgatgagttaaGGACACAGATGTCCATCGCTGGGAAGCTAGGCGCTGAAGATAACAAAATCGATCTGGAAGTACAAATCGCATATGATAATG GCCTGGCAAATAATGTGTTCTTTCCCTTTGACATCATGAATGATACTTCCATTGATGTTGCAAAGGAGATGGTAAAAGAACTCGAGATCATAGATTGGGAGCCAGTCGAGATTGCTAAAATGATTGATGGAACGATTTCTTCTTTGGTGCCTGGTTGGAGctatgaggaagatgatgaaacctctcatgatcatcatcgtcatcgcACCGAGCCTTTCGACTCTTCTTCCTCGCACTCGCCATCCTCCCAAGCTTCACTCTCTAACTATATGGCACGAGGCCTTCAAGATTGGGTACAAG ATGATTTACACGATGAGACGTATTCTCAGAGTTCTTCCCATTCAGGGTCTTATTCCAACCTCAACTACATAGCTGTTGATGAGCACAGCTCCCAGTCTCCTGCTATGAGCAGAACTCACAACTTGACGAGGTTTTGCCCAGAAGAAAGCTCTCATCTACAGTCAGGACAAGCCAACGTGTATGCAGCTTCCAGCTCAACTAACAGAAGATTGGCTTCAGACAACCGCACACTTACAAGGAACCGATCATTTGTAGACGTGCAGAGACAGTTACTACACCGGTCGCCAGGGGAAGAGGctagaaagaaaagattgttCAAAACTGTTGGAGACGTAGAAACAGTTGGGTTTCAGTCACCTTATGCGGTTTCACGGAAGCCACCGAGCTCAAGGCGCTAA
- the LOC109130611 gene encoding probable serine/threonine-protein kinase WNK4, with translation MARGLQDWVQDDLHDETYSQSSSHSGSYSNLNYIAVDEHSSQSPAMSRTHNLTRFCPEESSHLQSGQANVYAASSSTNRRLASDNRTLTRNRSFVDVQRQLLHRSPGEEARKKRLFKTVGDVETVGFQSPYAVSRKPPSSRR, from the exons ATGGCACGAGGCCTTCAAGATTGGGTACAAG ATGATTTACACGATGAGACGTATTCTCAGAGTTCTTCCCATTCAGGGTCTTATTCCAACCTCAACTACATAGCTGTTGATGAGCACAGCTCCCAGTCTCCTGCTATGAGCAGAACTCACAACTTGACGAGGTTTTGCCCAGAAGAAAGCTCTCATCTACAGTCAGGACAAGCCAACGTGTATGCAGCTTCCAGCTCAACTAACAGAAGATTGGCTTCAGACAACCGCACACTTACAAGGAACCGATCATTTGTAGACGTGCAGAGACAGTTACTACACCGGTCGCCAGGGGAAGAGGctagaaagaaaagattgttCAAAACTGTTGGAGACGTAGAAACAGTTGGGTTTCAGTCACCTTATGCGGTTTCACGGAAGCCACCGAGCTCAAGGCGCTAA
- the LOC104761931 gene encoding transcription repressor OFP3-like produces the protein MKEMNQKMGTHKFRFSDIMPHSWLYKLKGMRRRSSRKHHPNSSPKHLSSSDASSSRKLRDPLRRLSSTAHPQAPNYSPPKSSSFKRKIKRKTVYKPSPRLKQISSSSSSLHSHVSLTSSRNHRSKPSSSANVISNSSVEISSYRVSSPSDQNYSFSRDPKPHSVDIKDNRSVGKPDDVSEDPSVSGNSSPLRVETVKEPPFQLRKQQKLKKPNARSSPRIKIRANSPKIARKKTKEGTSPAEWKKKETGVAKSFAIVLSSVDPEKDFRESMVEMIVENKMREQKDLEDLLACYLSLNSSEYHDVIIKAFEKTWLQLTHLP, from the coding sequence ATGAAAGAGATGAATCAGAAAATGGGGACTCACAAGTTCAGATTTTCAGACATTATGCCTCACTCATGGCTCTATAAGCTCAAAGGCATGAGAAGACGAAGTAGCAGAAAACACCATCCTAATTCTTCTCCCAAACATCTCTCGTCTTCTGATGCTTCTTCCTCAAGAAAGCTTCGTGACCCTCTTCGCCGCCTCTCTTCCACTGCTCATCCCCAAGCTCCCAATTACTCACCCcctaaatcttcttctttcaaaagaaagatcaaacGTAAAACCGTTTACAAGCCTTCCCCAAGGCTCAAGcagatctcttcttcctcttcttctctccattctCATGTTTCTCTCACCTCTTCTCGGAACCATCGGTCTAAACCATCATCCTCTGCAAATGTAATCTCTAATTCCTCCGTTGAAATCTCGTCATATCGTGTCTCATCTCCTTCTGACCAAAACTATAGCTTTTCACGTGATCCTAAACCGCATTCAGTTGACATCAAGGACAACCGCTCTGTGGGGAAGCCGGATGATGTTTCTGAAGATCCTTCAGTCTCAGGAAACTCAAGTCCTCTTCGGGTTGAGACTGTAAAGGAACCACCTTTTCAGTTGAGGAAACAGCAGAAACTGAAGAAACCAAACGCACGGTCTTCTCCACGGATAAAGATTCGGGCAAATTCTCCCAAGATCGCGAGAAAGAAGACAAAGGAAGGAACGTCCCCTGccgagtggaagaagaaggagacggGGGTTGCAAAGAGCTTCGCGATAGTTCTGTCTTCGGTGGATCCTGAGAAAGATTTTAGAGAGTCCATGGTTGAGATGATCGTCGAGAACAAGATGAGGGAACAGAAAGACCTGGAAGATCTTCTCGCATGCTATCTTTCACTGAATTCGAGCGAGTATCATGACGTTATCATCAAGGCTTTCGAGAAAACATGGTTACAGTTGACTCACCTCCCTTAA
- the LOC104763556 gene encoding polyadenylate-binding protein 2-like yields the protein MALKEGSASTTDVEAATQTMIVNLTKQRKEIDEITNSLSMADLEDILLKEIDEDVKNAFKKKTKKVEEYVCNYDNHEEAFGNNHDTIFVKGFDCSLSRDDIKSSLEKHFGSCGEISRVFVPFECKTGSPLGYAFIDLRNDAKKALTLDGSYMGSLKLEVVMANSRTESVRYPNFSGCGRCSLNLKKRNYAEFSRTGGGCLTPRTPELDGMFAEDALHFF from the exons ATGGCACTCAAGGAAGGCTCTGCATCCACCACCGAT gttgaaGCAGCCACGCAGACAA TGATAGTAAATCTTACGAAGCAAAGAAAG gaAATCGATGAGATTACTAATTCACTGTCAATGGCTGATCTAGAGGATATTTTATTGAAG gaaattgatgaagatgtcAAAAATGCATTTAAAAAG aaaacaaaaaaggtggAAGAATATGTTTGCAATTACGATAATCATGAAGAGGCGTTTGGAAATAATCATGATACCATATTCGTTAAGGGATTCGATTGTTCCCTTTCTAGGGATGATATCAAGAGCTCATTGGAAAAACACTTTGGTTCATGTGGAGAGatctctagggtttttgttccGTTTGAATGCAAAACCGGTTCTCCCTTGGG ATATGCTTTCATTGATCTGAGGAATGACGCAAAGAAGGCGTTAACACTAGATGGAAGTTATATGGGAAGTCTGAAGCTTGAGGTTGTGATGGCTAACTCTAGAACCGAATCTGTTCGCTATCCTAACTTTAGTGGGTGTGGACGTTGTTCCCTTAATCTGAAAAAGCGCAACTACGCCGAGTTCTCGAGAACTGGTGGTGGTTGTTTAACGCCCAG GACTCCTGAGCTCGACGGCATGTTTGCTGAG GATGCATTGCACTTCTTCTGA
- the LOC104761940 gene encoding uncharacterized protein LOC104761940, which translates to MCPLRIILIFLSATLAGFFVLKKLNSTSDDPLDDSFTDAAEPADDSASGFSKVRMAMKSGFWTCVDMASGRYLWNHIRSDSKRSS; encoded by the exons ATGTGTCCATTAAGGATAATCCTCATATTCCTTTCGGCGACTCTCGCTGGCTTCTTCGTTCTCAAGAAGCTCAACTCTACCTCCGACGATCCTCTCGACGATTCCTTCACCGACGCTGCTGAACCCGCCGACGACTCTGCCTCTGGATTCTCCAag GTGAGAATGGCAATGAAGTCTGGATTTTGGACATGCGTTGACATGGCAAGTGGTCGCTATCTCTGGAACCATATCCGCTCCGATTCCAAACGCTCTTCTTGA